Part of the Sphingobacterium sp. LZ7M1 genome, TCTATGTTGCTATCATTTAAGAAAAGCTCATCATTATTGTACATCAATGCCGCACTGACAAAAAGGTCTCCCCATTGCGGATCTTGGAACAATACTGTTTCTGTCTGATAAATATGTCCGGCATCAGAATCGGAATAGTTCTTTATTTGTCGTTCTACACTATTGTAGTATTTTCCTAAGAAAGGGAATACCTGTTCAGCATTGCTGAACATCACTTCATTATCATTGCCTTTTAGTTCATTGGAAAAAGGTGCTTTTCTTAGCCAAGATTTGAGGTCTTTGTCTGTTAAGTCCGCCACTTCCTCATTCCATTGGAAGTCTTTTTTAGAGCCGGTCAATGAATCACAGCTCGTAAAAAATGACATGGAAATAAACAGGGCAAGGATTATAGCAGTAGTGTTAGTAAATTTATTTTTTTCCATTAATGCTTGATTTTGCTGAAAGCTGTTGATTCCTAGCTTCCATTTGGGTGTTCTGTTCTCACTGAAACATGCTTTTACCTTGAGGTTACAAGGCAAAAGCAGTATTTTCTCTTTAATTGTAGAAACTTAATCTACAAATGCATTATATGATCTTAGGACGGATTCAGCAGCGTTATCCAATCCTCTCAATGCATCTTCGCTCAAAGGGGTATTTGCATCCAATTCACGTTGCGCTATCCTCATTTTCCCTAAGAAATCATTTACATCATCGTTGAACATTCCGTAGGCTCTAATCTTAGGCTGAAAGTCTTTTGGAATTTCTTTGTCTTTATTTTCCTTGTAAAGCTTTTCGATATCTTGATATTGTTTTTTGAAATCAGCCGTCAATTTGGCTTGATCTTCTGTTTCAAACGCGATATTGGTAGTATTCTGCACTAATTCCAATAGTTTTTTGGATCCTACATATTGATCTTTCAATGGATTGCCTTCCAAGGTCGTTTCCTCAGCTTTCTCAGCAAGAGGTTTTAATTTAGCGAAGACAGCAGTCGAAGCGTCACGGTATTTCTTGATTTCGGTTGTTGCTTTTTCTCTTAATTCAACTAATTTTTGCCCTTTGTCTTCTTTCCAATCTTCAGCGGATTTATATGAATCTACCTCCTTATTGATTTCTTTGATGGCATCAAAGCTTTCATTCATCTGATCGATAAGCGGTTTGAATTCTTTGCTCAGTCCATCTGGATAAACAAGGGACTTTAGATTGTGGACAGTAGGAGGGAACATCATTATTGGTGGGATGCTCATGAAACCTTCTGGATTTTCCACCTTACCCTTTACGTATTTTTCGAAACTGTCAAAGTTATTGGCAAAGGTTTGGATGGCCGAGTTTTGGGAATTATCAACTTTAACAATGGAATTGTTAAAATTAATGATTTCACTAGCTTTGTTTTTGTCATCCTTCCCACCAAACAATCCGCC contains:
- a CDS encoding DUF3829 domain-containing protein — protein: MNYKSIYIGSLLAMALLASCNNTDKAKSGESESTIGGLFGGKDDKNKASEIINFNNSIVKVDNSQNSAIQTFANNFDSFEKYVKGKVENPEGFMSIPPIMMFPPTVHNLKSLVYPDGLSKEFKPLIDQMNESFDAIKEINKEVDSYKSAEDWKEDKGQKLVELREKATTEIKKYRDASTAVFAKLKPLAEKAEETTLEGNPLKDQYVGSKKLLELVQNTTNIAFETEDQAKLTADFKKQYQDIEKLYKENKDKEIPKDFQPKIRAYGMFNDDVNDFLGKMRIAQRELDANTPLSEDALRGLDNAAESVLRSYNAFVD